In a single window of the Trichoderma breve strain T069 chromosome 6, whole genome shotgun sequence genome:
- a CDS encoding STAG domain-containing protein — translation MDSATASPEPESRRRSGRVVKAPTKYAPEPTAAAPKRKRNDDEAEDDEQVENGDVASDEDMSDAASDAESDHDHPAPKPRKAQTSRAKKPSTKKPKINGSRPAATGAIARIPSRPKKTVRIDPGEKGTGLFADIFASGDSPQFVAQQWLEKYRESDAAALGDLINCILRCAGCDLEVTVDDIRDPENIPNRLLDLQSVYQEQQIVDYPLVARAKGTRSFRDLLITFFQALIGLLHETDVMYKDVDLVDNLHAWLASMSSSPLRPFRHTATTIALAVQSGLVEVASILDKRIASIEQQSQASKRAKNKGKADEIQRNLTEANNYRKICNDAIQSFFDTVFVHRYRDVDPKIRVECVDALGIWIWNLPTVFLEAGYLRYLGWMLSDTNAGTRQEVLKHLSKLFKRDAHGMGHFIDRFRPRLIEMATIDADVSVRVTAISAIDALRAAAILEPNEIDAIGRLIFDSEIRVRKAVVGFFVACIDDVIEGKIEEIGGSDALEELDLAEEDNYEAPRRDWLNLKCLAETLTIYDAQVEESQQTEGSALDLDVDLLESTMPDTRISLASQVLYDRISEIKSWEILAGYLLYDHTTSTKSKSRAKSKGNPSEDAFKKAVAPSSEEEKILLDVLSSAIKSSLLQHADHDKSKKRGPRTEAAEAQEELALELATNIPKLLSKYGAEPETAAIVLRLERYLKLDAFQQLRQDSSIYEKLLDEVITQFNRHDDKRVLAEAAAALLHARQYAELEEMTDAKLSVLWEVVINSLRSFDTTCELSARGNLEEAPLQELSTILMKISKLASISDCVDVLEIAPSKGASTSPAIQILINIVHRGEYEAQEDDIDNLEDEVVTLAIKACQFYFMWKTRNLSQQLSSGAGIADEELDSLSVLRQTYRKHLIVTFSSRASVDQLRLFATGSLCDLHLTFATLRPAISNFRPSSSASKTGGNERFKVLLQQIEPGLISELTSIFDGAEKQYAKKAKKDRVLNEPAEDEDPIDDEEESDEEDEDEGLSKEERLAAELKAEKALCELTAKYVLAITANLIDPKGNHVNKLKRRLQRNETKLGHNFKEVVAYLDEEKIAKRNKKPAKAAPAEKPQKPAMSAEIVHDEDEDDIFEDVEPEEGSREDLRRRGLLDDPIEDDDDEEEHEDADKLNNDDDDGVLGD, via the exons ATGGACAGCGCCACCGCGTCTCCAGAGCCAGAGTCGCGTCGTCGATCTGGACGCGTCGTCAAAGCTCCCACCAAATACGCGCCGGAACCGACAGCGGCAGCGCCCAAGCGCAAGCGGAACGACGATGAGGCGGAAGACGATGAACAGGTTGAGAACGGTGACGTGGCCTCGGACGAGGACATGAGCGATGCTGCGAGCGACGCCGAGAGCGATCACGACCATCCTGCGCCGAAGCCGCGAAAGGCGCAAACCAGCCgcgcaaagaagccaagcaccaagaagcccaagatcaACGGCTCCCGGCCCGCTGCAACGGGGGCTATTGCGCGCATTCCAAGTCgaccgaagaagacggttcGCATCGACcctggagagaaaggaaCCGGTCTGTTTG CCGACATTTTCGCATCTGGCGATTCTCCCCAGTTTGTTGCCCAACAATGGCTCGAAAAGTACAGGGAGAGCGATGCGGCTGCACTTGGCGATCTCATCAACTGTATCCTGCGGTGCGCGGGTTGCGATCTGGAAGTGACAGTTGATGACATTCGCGATCCGGAGAATATCCCGAACCGACTGTTGGATCTGCAGAGTGTTTACCAAGAG CAACAAATCGTCGACTACCCCTTGGTTGCCAGAGCCAAGGGCACACGATCATTCCGAGATCTGCTCATTACGTTCTTCCAGGCTCTGATAGGTCTGCTACACGAGACCGACGTCATGTACAAGGATGTAGACCTTGTCGACAATCTCCATGCTTGGTTGGCCAGcatgtcttcttcgccgctACGTCCTTTCCGTCACACGGCAACGACCATTGCTTTGGCTGTGCAATCCGGGCTTGTCGAGGTTGCTAGTATCCTCGACAAACGTATTGCCAGCATTGAACAACAGTCGCAGGCTTCGAAGCGGGCCAAAAACAAGGGCAAGGCGGACGAAATCCAACGTAACTTGACCGAGGCAAACAACTATAGAAAGATCTGTAACGATGCTATTCAATCATTCTTCGACACCGTCTTCGTCCACCGATATCGCGATGTTGACCCAAAGATCCGGGTGGAATGCGTTGATGCTCTCGGAATCTGGATATGGAACCTGCCAACAGTCTTTCTAGAAGCCGGCTACCTACGTTACCTGGGCTGGATGCTGTCTGATACCAACGCTGGAACTAGACAAGAAGTATTGAAGCATCTTAGCAAATTGTTCAAACGTGATGCACACGGGATGGGCCACTTCATCGACAGATTCCGGCCCCGACTGATTGAGATGGCAACGATTGACGCTGATGTGTCCGTCAGAGTTACTGCCATATCGGCCATTGACGCGCTGCGAGCGGCTGCCATCCTTGAGCCCAACGAAATCGACGCCATTGGAAGACTCATCTTCGATAGCGAAATCAGGGTGCGCAAAGCTGTTGTCGGATTCTTTGTTGCCTGCATCGACGACGTAATTGAAGGCAAGATTGAGGAGATTGGTGGCTCCGATGCccttgaagagctggatctcgccgaagaagacaatTATgaagcaccaagaagagacTGGCTTAACTTGAAATGCCTGGCCGAAACCCTCACAATCTATGATGCGCAGGTTGAAGAGTCTCAACAGACAGAAGGATCGGCGTTGGATCTTGACGTTGACTTACTGGAAAGCACCATGCCCGACACGAGGATTTCGCTGGCATCTCAAGTGCTCTACGACAGAATCTCAGAAATCAAATCCTGGGAGATTCTGGCCGGCTATCTCCTGTATGACCACACGACAAGTACCAAGTCTAAATCAAGAGCAAAATCAAAGGGTAACCCTTCAGAAGATGCGTTCAAGAAGGCGGTTGCACCCAGTtctgaggaagaaaagattcTCCTTGACGTTCTGAGCTCCGCTATCAAGTCGAGCTTGCTGCAACACGCGGATCAtgacaagagcaagaagcgCGGTCCCCGTACCGAAGCTGCTGAGGCTCAGGAAGAGTTGGCCTTGGAATTGGCCACCAACATCCCAAAATTGCTGAGCAAGTATGGTGCAGAGCCTGAGACGGCGGCTATTGTCCTCCGGCTGGAGCGCTACCTCAAATTGGATGCTTTCCAGCAGTTGCGACAAGACTCCAGCATATACgaaaagctgctggatgAAGTTATTACGCAGTTCAACAGACATGACGATAAGAGAGTCTTGGCTGAGGCTGCAGCCGCTTTGTTACATGCTCGACAATATGcagagcttgaagaaatgACAGACGCCAAACTATCCGTTCTCTGGGAGGTGGTCATCAATTCACTTCGAAGCTTTGACACAACATGCGAGCTCTCTGCAAGAGGAAACTTGGAGGAGGCACCGCTTCAGGAGCTGTCGACCATCTTGATGAAGATCAGCAAACTGGCTAGTATCTCAGACTGTGTTGATGTCCTCGAGATTGCTCCTTCAAAGGGCGCCTCGACATCTCCGGCAATTCAGATCCTTATCAACATTGTTCACAGAGGAGAGTACGAGGCTCAAGAAGACGACATTGACAATTTAGAAGACGAAGTAGTCACGTTGGCAATTAAGGCCTGCCAGTTCTACTTCATGTGGAAGACGCGCAATCTATCGCAGCAGCTATCTTCTGGCGCCGGCATCGCCGATGAAGAACTTGATAGCCTGTCAGTTCTGCGGCAAACTTACCGGAAGCACCTGATTGTAACATTCTCGTCTCGAGCTTCCGTTGACCAGCTCCGCCTCTTCGCAACTGGTAGTCTTTGCGACCTGCATCTAACCTTTGCGACATTGCGCCCAGCGATTAGCAACTTCCGTCCCTCGAGCTCCGCATCTAAAACAGGTGGCAATGAAAGGTTCAAAGTATTACTTCAGCAAATAGAGCCCGGCCTCATCTCTGAGCTAACGTCAATATTTGACGGTGCTGAGAAGCAATATgcaaagaaggccaagaaagaCAGGGTACTAAACGAACcggctgaggatgaggatcctattgatgacgaagaggagtctgacgaggaagacgaggacgaaggCTTGTCGAAAGAAGAACGCCTCGCCGCTGAGCTTAAGGCTGAAAAAGCTCTCTGTGAACTGACAGCCAAATACGTTCTTGCCATCACGGCAAACCTGATCGATCCCAAGGGTAACCATgtcaacaagctcaagcgACGATTACAGCGCAACGAGACCAAGCTGGGCCACAACTTCAAAGAGGTTGTTGCCtatcttgatgaagaaaagattgCCAAGCGCAACAAGAAGCCCGCCAAAGCGGCTCCAGCAGAAAAGCCTCAGAAGCCTGCCATGAGCGCCGAAATTGTccatgatgaggacgaggacgatatTTTCGAGGATGTTGAGCCGGAGGAGGGCTCGAGAGAGGACCTTCGGCGAAGAGGGCTGCTGGATGACCCCattgaggacgatgacgatgaggaagagcaTGAAGATGCTGATAAGCTAAATaacgacgatgacgatggtgttCTTGGAGACTGA